In Astyanax mexicanus isolate ESR-SI-001 chromosome 5, AstMex3_surface, whole genome shotgun sequence, a single window of DNA contains:
- the sucla2 gene encoding succinate--CoA ligase [ADP-forming] subunit beta, mitochondrial, giving the protein MAASLICGRLSAGLRSSGSRTTLGSAAKVLAGTSGLLGNHGNQPSPPATWQQQRNLSLHEYMSIGLLKEAGISVPAGLVANTPDEAYNVAKQIGSKDLVVKAQVLAGGRGKGTFEGGLKGGVKIVYSPEEARDISSQMIGKKLYTKQTGEAGRICNQVFICERRYPRREYYFAITMERSFQGPVLIGSSQGGVNIEDVAAENPDAIVKEPIDIVEGIKKEQAVKVAQKMGFPDALVNDAAEMMIKLYNVFIQYDASMVEINPMVEDSSGIVMCMDAKINFDSNAAYRQQKVFDMRDWSQEDIRDRQAAKADLNYIGLDGTIGCLVNGAGLAMATMDIIKLHGGTPANFLDVGGGATAHQVTEAFKLITSDKKVQAILVNIFGGIMRCDVIAQGIIMAVSDLDLKIPIVVRLQGTRVDDAKALIAASPLKILACDDLDEAAKMVVKLSEIVSLAKEAQVDVKFQLPI; this is encoded by the exons ATGGCGGCCTCCCTGATCTGCGGCCGGTTATCCGCTGGGCTCAGGAGTTCTGGGTCCCGGACGACTTTAGGTTCGGCGGCTAAG GTACTAGCTGGGACATCAGGGTTGTTGGGGAACCATGGCAACCAGCCGTCTCCGCCGGCGACGTGGCAGCAGCAGAGGAACCTGTCCCTGCATGAGTACATGAGCATCGGCCTGTTGAAGGAGGCAGGCATCTCCGTTCCTGCAGGTTTGGTGGCCAACACGCCTGACGAGGCCTACAACGTCGCCAAGCAGATCG GCTCTAAGGATCTGGTGGTGAAGGCGCAGGTGTTGGCTGGAGGCCGAGGCAAAGGAACATTTGAGGGAGGCTTGAAAGGAGGAGTCAAAATCGTCTACTC GCCAGAGGAAGCGAGGGACATCTCCTCACAGATGATTGGTAAAAAGCTCTACACTAAGCAGACGGGCGAGGCGGGGCGGATCTGTAACCAGGTGTTCATCTGTGAGCGTCGCTATCCCCGCCGGGAGTATTACTTTGCCATCACCATGGAAAGGTCTTTCCAG GGTCCTGTGCTGATTGGCAGCTCTCAGGGGGGCGTGAACATTGAAGATGTGGCGGCTGAGAATCCGGATGCCATCGTGAAAGAGCCTATTGATATTGTGGAAGGCATAAAAAAGGAACAAGCAGTAAAG GTAGCTCAGAAGATGGGTTTCCCTGATGCTTTGGTTAATGATGCAGCTGAAATGATGATAAAACTTTATAATGTCTTCATCCAATATGATGCTTCAATGGTGGAGATCAACCCTATGGTGGAAGACTCTTCTGGCATTG TAATGTGCATGGACGCAAAGATCAACTTTGACTCCAACGCTGCATACAGACAGCAGAAAGTGTTTGATATGCGAGACTGGAGTCAGGAGGACATTAGAGACAGACAAGCAGCAAAAGCTGACTTAAACTACATTGGCCTGGATGGTACTATTGGATGCTTGG TCAATGGAGCAGGTCTTGCAATGGCAACAATGGACATCATTAAACTCCATGGTGGAACTCCTGCAAACTTCCTTGATGTAGGTGGTGGAGCCACTGCACATCAAGTGACAGAAGCCTTCAAGCTCATCACATCTGACAAAAAG GTCCAGGCCATCCTGGTGAACATTTTTGGTGGGATTATGAGATGTGACGTCATCGCTCAGGGAATCATCATGGCTGTCTCTGACCTGGACCTGAAAATCCCTATTGTAGTGCGGTTACAAg GAACGAGAGTAGACGATGCCAAGGCGCTAATCGCTGCCAGTCCTCTGAAGATTCTGGCCTGCGACGATTTGGATGAGGCAGCTAAGATG gTTGTAAAGCTTTCTGAAATTGTGTCGTTGGCCAAAGAAGCCCAAGTGGACGTGAAGTTCCAGCTGCCCATCTAA